Within the Pseudomonadota bacterium genome, the region GATGGAAGCTTGGGCTACTCGTTTCGAAAGCGCGGCCAGAGCGTCTCCGGCCTGATCGCGCAGGTGCTTCCGGCGACCCTGGTGCTTGCAGTCAGCGCCATGGCGGTGGCCTGGCTTATCGCCATCCCGCTGGGTGCGGTGGCCGCCCTGTACAAGGGTCGAAACCTCGACCGGGCAGCGTCCACCGTGGCGATGCTTGGGATCGCGATTCCCAACATCTGGCTCGGACCGCTGTTGGTGTTGCTCTTTGGGGTGCAGCTACGTTGGCTACCCTTGCCGGGCGATGACCCTGCCCGCATCGAAGCGTTGATCCTCCCGGCGTTCACGGTGGGTACGGCGCTCGCGGCGATTCTCATGCGCCAGACCCGTGCCTCGTTGCTCGAAGTGCTCGATCAACAGTACATCGTGGCCGCCTGGGCGCGTGGCCTATCGCCCGCCCGCGTGGTGTTCAAACATGCCTTACGCAACGCGCTGCTGCCCGTCATGACCGTGGGGGCGGCTCAATTCGGCGCCATCCTGTCAGGGACGGTGATCGCGGAGAAGATCTTCGAGCGGCCCGGCCTTGGATTGCTCTTCTTGGAAGGCTTCTTTGACCGGGACATCCCCCTGGTGCAGGGTTGCGTGTTGGTCATCGCGGTGATCTACGTAGCGGTCAACCTGCTCGTGGATCTCGCGTACGGCCTGGTCGATCCCAGGGTGCGCCTGTCATGAGGCGCGAGCATGCACCCGCCAGCGGGCGCGAGCACGCCCCCGGAGTGCGGGTCCCGGCCGGGGTCCTTGTGCCCGGGGTGCGGGTCCCGGTCGGGCTCCTCATCGTTGCGGTCTTCACGCTGGCGGCGCTTTTGGGGCCGTGGTGTGCGCCGTTCTCCCCGAGCCAGATCGACTTGCTTCACGAGTACCGGGGTCCCGGCGGGCCGCACTGGTTGGGCACGACCGATAACGGCGTGGACATCCTCAGTGTGCTGCTGCATGGGGCGCGTCTTGCCGGCGTTGTGGGGCTCTTGTCGGTTGGCGCCTCGGTATGCATCGGAACGCTGCTTGGAGCCTACGCCGGCTTGCGGGGAGGCCGGGTAGACCACGTCGTCACCGGGCTGGCCGACCTGGTCCAGGCCTTTCCCGCGATCGTGCTGAACATCGCGATCATGGCGCTGGTGGCGCAACCAGGGGTCGTTCACCTGGTCCTGGCGCTTTCCGCCAACGGTTGGGTGCTGTACGCGCGCGTGGTGCGTTCGCTGGCGTTGTCGCTGCGGGAGCGCGAGTTCGTGCTCGCGGCTCGTGCTCTTGGTGCGTCCGAGGCGCGTGTCTTGTTCCGGCACGTGCTGCCCAACGTGGCCGGGCCCCTGGTCGTGCAGGCCACCAGCGGTCTGGGAGCCGCCATCCTGGCCGAGTCGACCCTGTCCTTCCTCGGCCTGGGGCCGGGTAAGACGGCTTCGTGGGGCGCCTTGCTCGATCAAGGCAGCGCGGTGCTTCTGCGCTTTCCGCACGTGGCCCTGATCGCGGGAGGGACCATCGCCGTCACCGTGCTGGGCTTCAACCTGGCCGGGGACTGGCTGCGTGACCGCCTTGACCCCACGGGGTGACGCGCGGCCGGAGGTTCACGCAAGCGGTTCGCTGCAATTGCAGCAAAGGTGACCGGGCCCGAGCGGGCTGTCACACTCGCTGGAGCCCGCATCGGTCGCCAACTTCCGAGCGAGCCGCTGGACGGGTGGATCGGGTAGCCGGATCGGGCCTGTGGCTCCGAGTCGGCTGCACAGCAACGGTTGCGGCTGGAGGCTGGTGACCGATGCGGGCGCGATCGTCGCTGCGTAGTTGTCGGTCGCACCCGCCGGAGAGGCGACGGACGACCCATGTTGCCGGGAGTGGTTGCAGTTGTGGATACCAGAGTAGCCGCGCTCCTTAGGGCCCGTCCCAGAACAACTGGCCGAGACCGGCCGTGCCGGGTGGATGCGATTCGCCGGCGCGCCCGGAGGAAAAACCGTAATAATAGCAGCGCCATTGCGAGGACGAAAGCCGCGAGCGCGCCGCCCTGCACGGCCGCAACCGAGCGAGCTGTTCTTGGATGGGCCCTTAGCTTGGTCGCCGCCTCGAGCCTGGTCGCCCCGACCGCCTGTGCGCAGATTCCTCGGGACGGCCCGTGCGTCGATGCGGCGGCGGCCGCGTGGGGGCCGGGCTGCCGGGAGCCGGAGCCGTCGCGGGCCGACCCGCAATCACCCGGGCCCGATCCGACTGGCGAGGACGGGCTGCACAACCCGGGGCGGCGGCCGGTGCATCCGAAGGCTCCTTGTCGATCCAGGCACGCCAGCCCGGAAACTCGGCTCGAGCTTCCGGTCGGTTGTAGGCCGAGCTTGCCCCAGCGGCCCTGGCCCGGCAACGATTCGGGGTTTCTCGGAATGCCCGAGGAAGCGGTGCTGGATCGCCTGATCCAGGGCGAGGTGGCGAAAGTGCAGCCGGGTCGTGGAGGACGCAGCTTGGCGTTTCGGCTGACGCTCGAGGACGGAACCCAGGGCTACTTCAAGCCGGAGCAGAGCTTTTCCGGCGCCCTGTGGTTTGCCGAGGTGGCTGCTTACCATCTTGACCGCGCCCTCGGTCTGAGGCGCGTGCCGCCGGTGGTCACGCGCCGCCTGCCCTGGTCGCTGCTGCGCAGTGCCGCTGCGCGCAATCCCCATCGAGACGAAATCGTCATCGACGCCGAAGGCTACGTGCGCGGCGCGTTCATCTGGTGGCTGCCCCGGAAACTGGCGCGTTTGAATACGCCTCCCGAATGGGAACGTTGGTTGCGCATCCGGCCCTGGGGCTACTGGCACGTGACCCCTTACCAGCGGCCTCGGCTGTACGTCGAGGCGCTGCGGCGACGCAACAGGGGCATCTTGCCGCACAAGCCGCGCAGGCGGGCGCCTGAGCAGCCCGATCCGCCGGAGCGAGCCGCAGAGCTGTCCGACATGGCCGTGTTCGACTACCTGACGCTCAACATCGACCGTTGGGGGGGCAACAACGTCAACGTGCTCACCTACGGCCCGGAAGGTCCCCTGATCTTCCTCGACAACGCGGCCGGCTTTGCCAAGGGCCGCCAGCAAAACGGCTTGATGGAGGACCGCCTGCAGGTGGTGCAGCGCTTCCGTGCCCAGACGATCGAACGCGTGCGCAGTCTCGACCTGGCAGACCTCAAGGAACGACTCGAGCGCGAAGCCCACGGCCCGCTGCTCGACCAGCATCGCTGGCAGGGATTGCTGCAGCGGCGCACCGCGCTGCTCGAGCACGTGGCCGAGCTTGAAGAGGCTCACGGTAGTGCCGCGGTCTTGGCGTGGCCTTAGGGCCCGCAAGACGCCCCGACCACCCGGCCTCGGGGTTGCCACCGGCTGCCACCTGTAT harbors:
- a CDS encoding ABC transporter permease; the encoded protein is MAVVPLGLPNALRYLLVRIGRAVATVFGVVTLVFLMVRAIPGDPVDAILGDQAAPEDRAALRRALELDRPVAEQYLTFVGHVADGSLGYSFRKRGQSVSGLIAQVLPATLVLAVSAMAVAWLIAIPLGAVAALYKGRNLDRAASTVAMLGIAIPNIWLGPLLVLLFGVQLRWLPLPGDDPARIEALILPAFTVGTALAAILMRQTRASLLEVLDQQYIVAAWARGLSPARVVFKHALRNALLPVMTVGAAQFGAILSGTVIAEKIFERPGLGLLFLEGFFDRDIPLVQGCVLVIAVIYVAVNLLVDLAYGLVDPRVRLS
- a CDS encoding ABC transporter permease, whose product is MRREHAPASGREHAPGVRVPAGVLVPGVRVPVGLLIVAVFTLAALLGPWCAPFSPSQIDLLHEYRGPGGPHWLGTTDNGVDILSVLLHGARLAGVVGLLSVGASVCIGTLLGAYAGLRGGRVDHVVTGLADLVQAFPAIVLNIAIMALVAQPGVVHLVLALSANGWVLYARVVRSLALSLREREFVLAARALGASEARVLFRHVLPNVAGPLVVQATSGLGAAILAESTLSFLGLGPGKTASWGALLDQGSAVLLRFPHVALIAGGTIAVTVLGFNLAGDWLRDRLDPTG